The Streptomyces laurentii genome contains a region encoding:
- a CDS encoding RNA polymerase sigma-70 factor, ECF subfamily (RNA polymerase sigma factor SigJ; Provisional;~RNA polymerase sigma-70 factor, ECF subfamily [Amycolatopsis mediterranei U32];~identified by MetaGeneAnnotator; putative) produces MWGRRARFGAVALVDGAPGILIAPGGRLVLVLRVFVARNRVTAYDVIADPARLAALELALLPDGEG; encoded by the coding sequence GTGTGGGGCCGACGGGCCCGCTTCGGCGCGGTCGCCCTGGTGGACGGCGCCCCTGGCATCCTGATCGCCCCGGGCGGACGGCTGGTCCTCGTCCTGCGCGTGTTCGTCGCGCGGAACCGGGTCACCGCCTACGACGTGATCGCCGATCCGGCCCGCCTGGCCGCCCTGGAGCTGGCTCTGCTCCCGGACGGCGAAGGGTAG
- a CDS encoding hypothetical protein (Phosphopantetheine attachment site; cl09936;~identified by MetaGeneAnnotator; putative;~predicted protein [Streptomyces ghanaensis ATCC14672]) yields the protein MQETTDIETRVMKVLADVLSRRLEPAQISPDADMVAVLGLDSLEAIEFLLKIEDEFDIELDFENLSLQHLDSVRTFSAEVVARQEPSR from the coding sequence GTGCAGGAGACGACCGACATCGAGACACGTGTGATGAAGGTGCTCGCCGACGTGCTTAGCCGCAGACTCGAGCCCGCTCAGATCTCGCCCGACGCCGACATGGTGGCCGTGCTCGGACTGGATTCGCTGGAGGCCATCGAATTCCTGCTGAAGATCGAGGACGAATTCGACATCGAGCTGGACTTCGAGAACCTGAGCCTGCAGCACCTCGATTCGGTCCGTACGTTCAGCGCGGAGGTCGTCGCACGGCAGGAACCTTCCCGGTGA
- a CDS encoding oligopeptide ABC transporter, periplasmic oligopeptide-binding protein oppA (ABC-type dipeptide transport system, periplasmic component [Aminoacid transport andmetabolism]; COG0747;~Oligopeptide ABC transporter, periplasmic oligopeptide-binding protein OppA [Streptomyces venezuelae ATCC10712];~The substrate-binding domain of an ABC-type nickel/oligopeptide-like import system contains the type 2 periplasmic binding fold; cd00995;~identified by MetaGeneAnnotator; putative), producing MRMSRIIALLACTAALAATTGACSGATTPNAAGTGFTVTPLSPPAQGPLDSFTWSLYAEPYTLDYALAYDYPPNTVLANVCEQLLRVTPDLRIEPGLAVKYDRPDPRTLVYTLRPGVKFHDGTTMTADDVVASLERQRDPKTGSPWGSTFKNVDTIEKTGPLEVTLRLSKPDILLHELMAASPGTIESAATLAKAGKDYGTPKGKVNCTGPYALDTWSQGAEITLRKHAAYWDPKLSPRSEQVKFTFIEDAAARSNAFLSGTADGGYMVPSSSFATLRAGGKGTLLFGPNTAASNLAVLDFQGPLGDLRVRKALSLALDRKNIVKAAAGGVGVPAKAPAARGAWALAPEKTAALYDTLPEPGYDIEAAKKLVQEAGAAGRPITLATSTLAPEISVVANAVQAAGRRIGLDVELKAVAPEAYSSIFVDPSARKGIDLVITSGYDNTPDPLEFYQYLRTGDFGNYGKWSDAEFDAEFDRANAEPDAGKRAELTAALQKIALRELPIIPVYEAPHSVFLGKRVTGAPTGIAQLYYPWAATIGAAKK from the coding sequence ATGCGCATGTCCAGAATCATCGCGCTGCTCGCCTGTACCGCCGCGCTCGCGGCCACCACCGGCGCCTGTTCCGGCGCGACGACGCCGAACGCCGCCGGCACCGGCTTCACGGTCACTCCGCTGTCGCCGCCCGCCCAGGGACCGCTGGACTCCTTCACCTGGTCCCTGTATGCCGAGCCGTACACGCTCGACTACGCCCTCGCGTACGACTACCCGCCGAACACCGTGCTCGCCAACGTCTGCGAGCAACTCCTGCGGGTCACACCCGACCTGAGGATCGAGCCCGGGCTCGCGGTGAAGTACGACCGCCCCGACCCGCGCACCCTCGTCTACACCCTGCGCCCCGGGGTGAAGTTCCACGACGGCACCACGATGACCGCCGACGACGTGGTCGCCTCCCTCGAACGGCAGAGGGACCCGAAGACCGGCTCCCCCTGGGGCTCGACCTTCAAGAACGTCGACACGATCGAGAAGACCGGCCCGCTGGAGGTCACGCTCCGGCTCTCCAAGCCCGACATCCTGCTCCACGAGCTGATGGCCGCCTCCCCCGGCACCATCGAGAGCGCGGCCACCCTCGCCAAGGCCGGCAAGGACTACGGCACCCCCAAGGGCAAGGTCAACTGCACCGGCCCGTACGCCCTCGACACCTGGTCCCAGGGCGCCGAGATCACCCTCAGGAAGCACGCCGCCTACTGGGACCCGAAGCTCTCGCCCAGGTCGGAGCAGGTGAAGTTCACCTTCATCGAGGACGCGGCGGCCCGCTCCAACGCCTTCCTGTCCGGCACGGCCGACGGCGGGTACATGGTGCCCTCCTCCTCGTTCGCGACGCTCCGCGCCGGCGGCAAGGGCACGCTCCTCTTCGGCCCCAACACCGCCGCGTCGAACCTCGCGGTCCTCGACTTCCAGGGCCCGCTCGGCGACCTCCGGGTCCGCAAGGCGCTCTCCCTGGCCCTCGACCGGAAGAACATCGTCAAGGCCGCGGCCGGCGGCGTCGGCGTCCCCGCCAAGGCCCCCGCCGCGCGCGGCGCCTGGGCGCTGGCCCCCGAGAAGACCGCCGCGCTGTACGACACGCTGCCCGAGCCCGGGTACGACATCGAGGCCGCGAAGAAGCTCGTCCAGGAGGCCGGCGCGGCCGGCCGCCCGATCACGCTGGCCACCAGCACGCTCGCCCCCGAGATCAGCGTCGTCGCCAACGCCGTCCAGGCCGCCGGACGCCGGATCGGGCTCGACGTCGAACTGAAGGCCGTCGCTCCGGAGGCGTACAGCAGCATCTTCGTCGACCCGAGCGCACGCAAGGGGATCGACCTCGTCATCACCAGCGGCTACGACAACACGCCCGATCCGCTGGAGTTCTACCAGTACCTGCGCACCGGCGACTTCGGGAACTACGGCAAGTGGTCGGACGCCGAGTTCGACGCCGAGTTCGACCGGGCCAACGCCGAGCCCGATGCCGGCAAGCGCGCGGAACTGACCGCCGCGCTCCAGAAGATCGCGCTGCGCGAGCTCCCGATCATCCCCGTGTACGAGGCGCCCCACTCCGTCTTCCTCGGCAAGCGCGTCACCGGCGCCCCGACCGGGATCGCCCAGCTGTACTACCCGTGGGCCGCGACGATCGGGGCCGCGAAGAAATGA
- a CDS encoding metal-dependent glycoprotease (Metal-dependent glycoprotease [Streptomyces sp. C];~Predicted metal-dependent hydrolase with the TIM-barrel fold [General function prediction only];~Superfamily of metallo-dependent hydrolases (also called amidohydrolase superfamily) isa large group of proteins that show conservation in their 3-dimensional fold (TIM barrel) and in details of their active site. The vast majority of the members have a...; cl00281;~YtcJ_like metal dependent amidohydrolases. YtcJ is a Bacillus subtilis ORF of unknown function. The Arabidopsis homolog LAF3 has been identified as a factor required for photochrome A signalling; cd01300;~identified by MetaGeneAnnotator; putative), producing the protein MAKADLVFTRGPVFTVDAARTRATSLAVIGDRIAAVGHDEVRALVGPDTEVVDLTGKLLLPGFQDAHMHPVFAGVELAECDLTETVGVDEYLALIRAYADAHPDREWITGGGWSMESFEGGLPTRRLLDSVVPDRPVLLSNRDHHGAWVNTRALELAGVTAATPDPADGRIEREPDGTPSGMLQEGAASLVGRLLPASTPAELLAGLLRAQRLLHSLGITGWQDAMLGDLDGRPDPSDAYMSAARDGSLTARVTGALWWDRARGAEQIPELVARREKLRAGRFRATSVKIMQDGVAENFTAAMTSPYLDGCGCATANSGLSFVEPRALRGYVSELDALGFQVHFHALGDRAVREALDAIEAAVAANGHRGNRHHLAHLQVVHPDDLPRFAALGALANVQPLWAAHEPQMDELTIPFLGPERSAWQYPFGDLVRAGATLVAGSDWPVSSPDPLAGIHVAVNRRDPDAGHGRVFYPEQRLDLPTALAAYTAGAAHVNGHDDAGSLRAGNLADLVVLDRDILTAPAEEIAQARVERTYVGGRLVYAG; encoded by the coding sequence ATGGCCAAGGCCGATCTGGTCTTCACCCGCGGCCCCGTCTTCACGGTGGACGCGGCCCGCACCCGGGCGACCTCGCTCGCCGTCATCGGCGACCGGATCGCGGCCGTCGGCCACGACGAGGTGCGCGCACTCGTCGGGCCGGACACCGAGGTGGTCGATCTGACGGGCAAGCTGCTGCTCCCCGGCTTCCAGGACGCCCACATGCACCCGGTCTTCGCCGGGGTGGAACTGGCCGAGTGCGATCTGACCGAGACGGTCGGCGTGGACGAGTACCTGGCCCTGATCCGCGCGTACGCCGACGCGCATCCCGACCGTGAGTGGATCACCGGTGGCGGCTGGTCGATGGAGAGCTTCGAGGGCGGCCTGCCGACCCGCCGGCTGCTCGACTCCGTCGTCCCGGACCGCCCGGTCCTCCTGTCCAACCGGGACCACCACGGCGCCTGGGTCAACACCCGGGCGCTGGAACTCGCCGGAGTCACCGCCGCCACCCCCGACCCCGCCGACGGCCGGATCGAGCGGGAGCCGGACGGCACTCCCAGCGGCATGCTCCAGGAGGGCGCCGCCTCACTGGTCGGCCGGCTGCTGCCGGCGAGCACGCCGGCGGAACTCCTCGCCGGGCTGCTGCGGGCCCAGCGGCTGCTTCACTCCCTCGGCATCACGGGCTGGCAGGACGCCATGCTCGGTGACCTCGACGGCCGTCCCGATCCCTCGGACGCGTACATGAGCGCGGCGCGCGACGGCTCGCTCACGGCCCGGGTGACCGGGGCACTCTGGTGGGACCGGGCGCGAGGCGCCGAGCAGATCCCCGAACTGGTGGCCCGGCGCGAGAAGTTGCGGGCCGGGCGGTTCCGCGCGACCTCGGTGAAGATCATGCAGGATGGTGTGGCGGAGAACTTCACCGCCGCCATGACCTCGCCCTATCTGGACGGCTGCGGCTGCGCCACCGCCAACAGCGGGCTGAGTTTCGTCGAGCCGCGGGCGCTGCGCGGATACGTGTCGGAGCTCGACGCCCTCGGCTTCCAGGTGCACTTCCACGCCCTCGGCGACCGGGCCGTACGCGAGGCCCTCGACGCGATCGAGGCGGCGGTGGCGGCCAACGGGCACCGGGGCAACCGCCACCACCTCGCCCACCTCCAGGTCGTCCACCCCGATGACCTCCCCCGCTTCGCAGCGCTCGGCGCCCTGGCCAACGTCCAGCCCCTGTGGGCGGCCCACGAGCCGCAGATGGACGAGCTGACCATCCCGTTCCTGGGCCCGGAGCGGTCCGCCTGGCAGTATCCGTTCGGCGACCTGGTGCGCGCGGGCGCGACCCTCGTCGCGGGCAGCGACTGGCCGGTGAGCAGCCCCGATCCGCTCGCGGGGATCCACGTGGCCGTGAACCGCCGGGATCCCGACGCCGGCCACGGCCGGGTCTTCTACCCGGAGCAGCGGCTCGACCTGCCGACCGCGCTGGCCGCCTACACCGCCGGGGCGGCCCATGTGAACGGTCACGACGACGCGGGCAGCCTGCGCGCCGGCAACCTCGCCGACCTGGTCGTCCTGGACCGCGACATCCTCACAGCGCCCGCGGAGGAGATCGCGCAGGCCCGGGTCGAGCGGACCTATGTCGGCGGCCGGCTCGTGTACGCGGGCTGA
- a CDS encoding radical SAM domain-containing protein (Domain of unknown function (DUF4008); pfam13186;~FeS/SAM binding site;~PFAM: Radical SAM domain protein; KEGG: sfu:Sfum_2252 radical SAM domain protein;~Radical SAM domain-containing protein [Actinosynnema mirum DSM43827];~Radical SAM superfamily. Enzymes ofthis family generate radicals by combining a 4Fe-4S cluster and S-adenosylmethionine (SAM) in close proximity. They are characterized by aconserved CxxxCxxC motif, which coordinates the conserved iron-sulfur cluster; cd01335;~Radical SAM superfamily; pfam04055;~identified by MetaGeneAnnotator; putative), which yields MSPRTSRTLTAKEFADIKHTVAIRSQSRAGLRADRAYAADVPREVSLQLTYKCNLRCTHCYQWNEQGFFRDWGIDKQRQELAPDLIENILQETSGVPGRLYIWGGEPLMHSRFDEVARLIERYPRTVTMCTNGLLFQRHMDDLLRIGEHLNLLVSLDGLDSDHDELRGRGTFKRTMKNMEAMLDLQRKGEYRGQVSVGCMVSHVTVHRMYEFMEWAEEVGVNTVYFQFPWYISPQVAGAMDEVYREHFAWLEPETGTARPTWHSYTYQLPEELLPVLRESMARLAARTWSPRIRYQPELAEDEVESFILGTSRPAQRRTRCLAVTNRMEVHADGNVSSCKFFPEFVVGNLYETPTLELWQSERFRRVRTILAETGMMPVCSKCILLYMNGV from the coding sequence ATGTCCCCTAGGACGAGCCGCACGCTTACCGCAAAGGAATTCGCGGACATCAAGCACACGGTCGCGATTCGCTCGCAATCCCGGGCGGGATTGCGAGCCGACCGCGCCTATGCGGCAGATGTGCCACGTGAGGTCAGCCTTCAGCTCACCTATAAGTGCAACCTTCGCTGTACGCACTGCTATCAGTGGAACGAGCAGGGATTCTTCCGGGACTGGGGAATCGACAAGCAGCGGCAGGAACTCGCCCCGGACCTGATCGAGAACATCCTGCAGGAAACCTCGGGAGTGCCCGGACGTCTGTACATCTGGGGCGGCGAGCCCTTGATGCACAGCCGCTTCGACGAGGTGGCACGCCTGATCGAACGCTATCCGCGCACCGTGACCATGTGCACCAACGGTCTGCTCTTCCAGCGCCACATGGACGATCTGCTGCGCATAGGCGAGCACCTCAATCTTCTCGTGAGCCTGGACGGGCTGGATTCCGACCACGACGAACTGCGCGGTCGCGGCACGTTCAAACGGACGATGAAGAACATGGAAGCGATGCTCGACCTGCAGCGAAAAGGCGAGTATCGCGGCCAGGTGTCGGTCGGATGCATGGTCTCCCACGTCACCGTGCATCGCATGTACGAGTTCATGGAGTGGGCGGAGGAAGTCGGCGTCAACACCGTCTACTTCCAGTTCCCCTGGTACATCAGCCCGCAGGTCGCCGGGGCGATGGACGAGGTCTACCGCGAGCACTTCGCCTGGCTGGAGCCCGAGACCGGTACGGCCCGGCCCACCTGGCACTCCTACACGTACCAACTGCCCGAGGAACTGCTGCCGGTGCTGCGCGAGTCCATGGCGCGACTGGCCGCGCGCACCTGGTCGCCGCGGATCCGCTACCAGCCGGAACTGGCCGAGGACGAGGTCGAGTCCTTCATCCTCGGCACCTCGCGGCCGGCCCAGCGGCGCACCCGCTGTCTCGCCGTCACCAACCGCATGGAGGTGCACGCGGACGGCAATGTGAGTTCGTGCAAGTTCTTCCCGGAGTTCGTCGTCGGGAATCTGTACGAGACGCCGACGCTGGAATTGTGGCAGAGCGAGCGGTTCCGCCGTGTCCGGACGATCCTGGCGGAGACAGGAATGATGCCGGTCTGCTCGAAGTGCATTCTTCTCTACATGAACGGGGTGTGA
- a CDS encoding NADH:flavin oxidoreductase (FMN binding site [chemical binding];~NADH:flavin oxidoreductase [Streptomyces albus J1074];~Old yellow enzyme (OYE)-like FMN binding domain. OYE was the first flavin-dependent enzyme identified, however its true physiological role remains elusive to this day. Each monomer of OYE contains FMN as a non-covalently bound cofactor, uses NADPH as a...; cd02933;~catalytic residue [active];~identified by MetaGeneAnnotator; putative;~substrate binding site [chemical binding]), with the protein MDAHDRASASRNAVAAGFDGVEIHGANGYLAHQFLAASESPPSTRPREGVDGDDIRLKKGRVFHRVH; encoded by the coding sequence GTGGACGCTCACGACCGCGCGTCCGCCTCGCGCAACGCCGTGGCCGCCGGGTTCGACGGGGTCGAGATCCACGGGGCCAACGGCTACCTGGCGCACCAGTTCCTGGCCGCCTCAGAGTCACCCCCGTCGACCAGGCCCCGCGAGGGTGTCGACGGCGATGACATCCGGCTGAAGAAAGGGCGCGTCTTCCATCGAGTGCACTGA
- a CDS encoding hypothetical protein (Helix-turn-helix domains; cl00088;~identified by MetaGeneAnnotator; putative;~predicted protein [Streptomyces sp. C]), which yields MSERVVPEGERRRRRPTKQGAVLSERLIVETALRLVAQHGAEALSVRRLGAALGADPSALYRYFRNTDALLLAMADELIGRAQEGWRATGDWREDLRSMGLRIHACYLSHPQAAVLGAYRTTGRPHETRAVERILGVLRSAGFPEPFAVRAYHAFVDQALAFAAQDAAALALPKAAREADEEVWNSVYGRLSADTHPNIAAVFPLLAADMRASGYPFALELMLGAMAAFRPAATEA from the coding sequence ATGTCCGAACGTGTCGTCCCCGAAGGTGAACGCCGGCGCCGCAGACCCACCAAGCAGGGCGCCGTTCTCTCGGAGCGGCTCATCGTCGAGACGGCGCTGCGGCTGGTCGCGCAGCACGGTGCCGAAGCGCTCTCCGTGCGGAGACTGGGCGCCGCGCTCGGCGCCGATCCGAGCGCGCTCTACCGCTACTTCCGCAACACCGACGCACTGCTCCTCGCCATGGCGGACGAGCTGATCGGCAGGGCGCAGGAGGGCTGGCGGGCGACCGGGGACTGGCGGGAGGACCTGCGCTCGATGGGCCTGCGGATCCACGCCTGCTACCTGTCCCACCCACAGGCGGCCGTCCTCGGCGCGTACCGCACGACGGGACGTCCGCACGAGACGCGGGCCGTCGAGCGGATTCTCGGCGTCCTCCGCTCGGCGGGCTTCCCGGAACCCTTCGCCGTCCGCGCCTACCACGCGTTCGTCGACCAGGCCCTGGCCTTCGCGGCCCAGGACGCCGCCGCGCTCGCTCTGCCGAAGGCCGCCCGAGAGGCGGACGAGGAGGTCTGGAACTCGGTCTACGGCAGGCTGTCGGCCGACACCCACCCGAACATCGCCGCGGTCTTCCCGCTGCTCGCCGCCGACATGCGCGCCAGCGGCTACCCGTTCGCCCTGGAACTGATGCTCGGCGCGATGGCGGCGTTCCGTCCGGCGGCGACCGAGGCCTGA
- a CDS encoding hypothetical protein (DNA binding site [nucleotide binding];~Helix-turn-helix (HTH) DNA binding domain of the LacI family of transcriptional regulators; cd01392;~Transcriptional regulators [Transcription]; COG1609;~domain linker motif;~identified by MetaGeneAnnotator; putative;~predicted protein, partial [Streptomyces sp. C]) — protein MTDATPHGGQPSPPLPRVRLVDVAREAGLSKTTVSAALNGTGRLSPAVREKARETARRMGYRPNATARRLRAGRARLIGYVVGEFADVPWTSLESPYFARLTAATAATSLRRGYAVVLLPAGSLQSEWADLSLDAVIVADPVADDPVVEDLLAARIPVLSDRSVEGRSGAYWVDVDAGGAVGEALDHVRAQGARRPVLVVPDSTTRFHTEVCAAHRAWCAAHGAPERVVRAGSPGNGPVIRAVETALAGDPAADGARPDALLVVAEASPPLVLDAVRRLGLDVPGDVLLVCVSEDVTAEHTEPPVSTLSLRPEAIAEAGAEILVAVLEHGDREPSGVLVPTRLDVRASSVRPAQPAYTSRPPT, from the coding sequence ATGACCGACGCCACCCCGCACGGCGGGCAGCCCTCGCCGCCCCTCCCACGCGTCCGCCTCGTCGACGTGGCCCGCGAGGCGGGCCTCTCCAAGACGACCGTCTCGGCGGCACTGAACGGCACCGGAAGGCTCTCCCCCGCGGTACGGGAGAAGGCCCGCGAGACCGCGCGCAGAATGGGCTACCGGCCCAACGCCACCGCGCGGCGACTGCGCGCGGGACGGGCCAGGCTGATCGGTTACGTGGTCGGGGAGTTCGCCGACGTCCCCTGGACCTCCCTGGAGTCGCCGTACTTCGCCCGGCTGACCGCGGCCACCGCGGCGACCTCGCTGCGTCGCGGCTACGCCGTGGTGCTGCTGCCCGCCGGCTCCCTGCAGAGCGAATGGGCCGACCTGTCACTGGACGCGGTGATCGTCGCCGACCCCGTGGCCGACGACCCGGTCGTCGAGGACCTCCTCGCCGCCCGTATCCCCGTGCTCAGCGACCGCTCGGTGGAGGGGCGGTCCGGGGCGTACTGGGTGGACGTGGACGCCGGCGGCGCCGTGGGCGAGGCCCTGGACCACGTCCGCGCGCAGGGCGCCCGCCGACCCGTCCTCGTGGTGCCGGACAGCACCACCCGTTTCCACACCGAGGTGTGCGCCGCGCACCGCGCGTGGTGTGCGGCGCACGGTGCGCCGGAACGGGTCGTGCGCGCCGGATCACCGGGCAACGGCCCCGTGATCCGCGCCGTCGAGACCGCCCTCGCGGGTGACCCGGCGGCCGACGGGGCACGGCCCGACGCCCTCCTCGTCGTGGCCGAGGCGAGTCCGCCCCTCGTCCTGGACGCGGTACGCCGGCTCGGCCTCGACGTCCCCGGCGACGTGCTCCTCGTCTGTGTGAGCGAGGACGTCACCGCCGAGCACACCGAGCCGCCCGTCAGCACCCTGAGCCTGCGGCCCGAGGCGATCGCGGAGGCGGGCGCCGAGATCCTGGTGGCGGTCCTGGAACACGGCGACCGGGAGCCGTCGGGGGTGCTCGTCCCGACCCGGCTCGACGTGCGGGCGTCATCGGTCCGCCCCGCTCAGCCCGCGTACACGAGCCGGCCGCCGACATAG
- a CDS encoding NAD(P)H dehydrogenase (Flavodoxin-like fold; cl00438;~NAD(P)H dehydrogenase (quinone) [Streptomyces davawensis JCM4913];~NADPH-dependent FMN reductase; pfam03358;~identified by MetaGeneAnnotator; putative), whose protein sequence is MRAAYSDLGRRVEREGVLSLDEVAALVENPDEEREWALTRSLIEELRAADTVLLGAPMYNFTVSTGLKAWIDRITFPGAYVDAGTGEKLLRDTRVVVVAARGGGYGPGTPREHFDFQIPYLRAYFGNLGVAEDNLRIIAAELTRVDDIPALNGLQPLAAESLARAEAAVDAIAAAV, encoded by the coding sequence GTGCGCGCCGCCTACTCCGACCTCGGCCGCCGGGTCGAACGCGAGGGCGTCCTCTCGCTCGACGAGGTCGCCGCCCTCGTCGAGAACCCGGACGAGGAACGCGAGTGGGCGCTCACCCGTTCGCTGATCGAGGAGCTGCGGGCCGCCGACACCGTGCTGCTCGGCGCCCCGATGTACAACTTCACCGTCTCGACCGGCCTGAAGGCATGGATCGACCGGATCACCTTCCCCGGCGCCTACGTCGATGCCGGCACCGGCGAGAAGCTGCTGCGTGACACCCGCGTCGTGGTCGTCGCCGCACGGGGCGGCGGCTACGGGCCGGGCACTCCGCGCGAGCACTTCGACTTCCAGATCCCGTACCTGCGAGCCTACTTCGGCAACCTCGGGGTCGCGGAGGACAACCTGCGCATCATCGCCGCCGAGCTGACCCGCGTCGACGACATCCCCGCGTTGAACGGCCTCCAGCCGCTCGCGGCGGAGTCGCTGGCCCGGGCCGAGGCCGCGGTGGATGCCATTGCCGCAGCGGTGTGA